Genomic DNA from Brassica rapa cultivar Chiifu-401-42 chromosome A04, CAAS_Brap_v3.01, whole genome shotgun sequence:
TCAGATATGGATGATCAAGTGCGTCTTCAACTGAAAAAATTGCAAAGAAAATGGTGTTAAGGAGTCTAAATCAAAACTTCAATGTAGCTAAAGAAGAGACATAAAAGTATCGACTAACCTGAGATTCTTTGTCTAGGGTCAAACTTTAGCATCTTCATTATCAAGTCAAGAGCAGGGTAAGGCACGTTTGGGAATACCACAAAGAATGATTGGCGATCATGATTAGGAAGCTGCCTTAAGTATAGCTTAGCATTTTCACTCAATGATCCAAGTTCTTCTTCTGATGGAGAGCCTAGGAGCTGCAAATCAAAGTGTAATTTTTTTCCTAAGTTAAAGAGATCACTAAATGTAAATCAAAGTGCAAATCAAAGTGCAAATCACTAAAATGCAAATCAAAGTGTACTTTTTTTCTAAGTTAAAGAGATCACTAAAATGGTTTTAATGTAACTTTTTTGTTACCTCCAAGATCAAACGAAGCTGATGAATAGGATCTCTACCGGGGAAGACCGTTTTGCTAGTCATCAACTCCAAGAAGATGCAGCCAACAGACCAGACATCTATAGCTGAGGTGTACACAGATGAGTTCAAGAGAAGCTCAGGTGCACAGTACCACCTTGTGACAACATACTCAGTCATTGCATTATTCTCTGAAGTACCACGATCAAGTCCGAAATCACATATCTTCAGTTCACAGTTCGCGTTCACAAGGAGGTTGCCCGGTTTTAAATCTCTATGTATCACATTGGCTGAGTGAATGTACTTTAATCCACGCAGGATTTGGTACAAGAAAAACTGCGTTACAAAATAACAAGAAAAAATTATACTTTCAAGCTCTCTAAGAAATGATAgaagttttaagaaaataatcaaaCTCAAACCTTGTAATGAAGTGGTTCTAGTTCTTGTTTGGATGTTATGACTTTATGAAGGTCATACTCCATCAACTCATGTACAATGTATACATCTTCAAAAGCATCTCTCCGAGGAGGCAATATTAGGTCTTTGATTCCGATAATCTATAGAAAAATGGTATTTACTTAAATATTAGGGACTaatgattaatttttaaaaagattaacAATTAAGAAGAGAATCGTGTGGATATTCCGGATGAGAGAGATATGTTACTCCATATGTCATAAAATATTAGCAATGGTTTGGACCAGACTCTGATTTCCCCTAGGTCTGGTCCAAACTCTTCCTAATTATTGAAATAGATTCGAGAAGCTAAAAAGGTGTCAGAAGCAATCGCAATAATCGGTTCATTGATATTCAGAAAAAGAATAGTGATGAAATCATATACGAACATTTTCATGCTCGAAGTGACGAAGAAGCTTGATTTCACATAAAGTTCTCTTAGCCGCTACTTTGTTTCCAAATGCATGAGCAATCTTCTTTATTGCCACCTTTTCATCGGTCTCCGAGTTCATAGCTGAACTgttaaaaattagtaaaaaaaaatattaatgtgtCAGTAATATTCAGAAGAGCAACCCGAACACAAAGATCATACAACCCTTAAAGGAtggaaacaaataatataaaaatgttaaaaggaGATTACCAAACGAGGCCATAAGCACCGCTGCCAATAGGCATGATTGGTGGCTTATACTTTGCTGTGAGTTCAAAGATTTTCTCAAGTATGTTGTATTGTATGTATCTTCCGTCATGGGTTTGATTCGCAGTAATAATCTCAACGGGTAGCACTTCAGGTGACGGATACAGCTTAGCGTCGGTGGTAGCTCTAGCGTTAGTCTCCACAGTCACATGAGCATCATTGGTTGGTTCCATGATTGCTCTAGTTCTTTCAGTTTGGGTGGTAAggtatttgtttcttttttgttgAGTTGATTGTATGAGAGAAGGAAATATATATAGTGACTGAGTAAGCATGGATGTCTAACTCACACCCACATATAAGAATTTATGGTAAAATCTAATACATATCTCTTTGTCATCTCTTAATTTTATGTTAGATAACTTAGACATATCCAGACATTCACGTGGCTCACGCTAATAGGTTTATGATCCACGTGGTTCACACTAATAGGTCTATTTGTATTACAATATTTGTCGTGGAGCGATAAATGGATatctatgaaaaatatttagaagtattgagttttattattttttcactaTTTTAAGTAGTAGTTCCTATTAATGGAATGCTATCAATCCATTTTTCTAATATATTCTTGAAGGTTTAGTTTTTAGGTATTAATCATATGAATGTATTAATAAATAGTTACACATATAATAATATGCTCATATATAGATAAATGAGGTTATAAAGATATCTAACAGTAtaagttttgaaatttaaatgtctttaaataattatttattatacaaCAATGTTGTTGTTAAttcattttctttataaacTCTTAGCTTTACTTTAGTTCTTCAATATATATCCACATAAATTCTA
This window encodes:
- the LOC103862930 gene encoding mitogen-activated protein kinase homolog MMK1, with protein sequence MLTQSLYIFPSLIQSTQQKRNKYLTTQTERTRAIMEPTNDAHVTVETNARATTDAKLYPSPEVLPVEIITANQTHDGRYIQYNILEKIFELTAKYKPPIMPIGSGAYGLVCSAMNSETDEKVAIKKIAHAFGNKVAAKRTLCEIKLLRHFEHENIIGIKDLILPPRRDAFEDVYIVHELMEYDLHKVITSKQELEPLHYKFFLYQILRGLKYIHSANVIHRDLKPGNLLVNANCELKICDFGLDRGTSENNAMTEYVVTRWYCAPELLLNSSVYTSAIDVWSVGCIFLELMTSKTVFPGRDPIHQLRLILELLGSPSEEELGSLSENAKLYLRQLPNHDRQSFFVVFPNVPYPALDLIMKMLKFDPRQRISVEDALDHPYLREMQDFTDEPVCMTPFNFDLEEQTFTEGEIKELIYREALAFSP